A single window of Archangium gephyra DNA harbors:
- a CDS encoding Crp/Fnr family transcriptional regulator produces MSYSELLSQVPLFSSLGSDDLERLSASLQPRRYDRGEIIFHQGDVGTDLYIIRKGEVTIRLSSADGREVALALLRRGDAFGELALLDEAPRSTDAVARDEAALLTLSRKDFQKFLEERPQVIPALLAELSRLVRRVTQTVHDASFLDARARLARVLLDLAQRQGEAGGEGVAITPRLTQTELANLAGLTRESTNRWLRFYAREGLLSYEEGRITLLEPDNLRLNVE; encoded by the coding sequence ATGTCCTATTCGGAGCTCCTCTCCCAGGTTCCCCTCTTCTCGTCACTCGGGTCCGACGACCTGGAGCGGCTCTCCGCGAGCCTGCAGCCGAGGCGCTACGACCGGGGGGAGATCATCTTCCACCAGGGAGACGTGGGGACGGACCTCTACATCATCCGCAAGGGCGAGGTGACCATCCGCCTCAGCTCGGCCGATGGCCGGGAGGTCGCCCTGGCCCTGCTCCGGCGGGGAGATGCCTTCGGAGAGCTGGCGCTGCTGGACGAAGCGCCCCGCTCGACGGACGCGGTGGCGCGCGACGAGGCGGCGCTGCTCACCTTGAGCCGCAAGGACTTCCAGAAATTCCTGGAAGAGAGGCCGCAGGTGATACCGGCCCTGCTGGCCGAGCTGAGCCGTCTGGTGCGGCGCGTCACGCAGACGGTCCACGACGCCAGCTTCCTGGATGCACGCGCCCGACTGGCGCGCGTGCTGTTGGACCTGGCCCAGAGGCAGGGAGAGGCCGGCGGCGAGGGGGTGGCCATCACCCCCCGGCTCACCCAGACGGAGCTGGCCAACCTGGCCGGACTCACCCGGGAGAGCACCAACCGGTGGCTGCGCTTCTACGCCCGCGAGGGACTGCTGTCCTACGAGGAGGGGCGCATCACCCTGTTGGAGCCCGACAACCTGCGGCTGAACGTGGAGTGA